Proteins from a single region of Leucoraja erinacea ecotype New England chromosome 25, Leri_hhj_1, whole genome shotgun sequence:
- the atxn2 gene encoding ataxin-2 isoform X7 yields MRMVHILTSVVGAKCELKVKNGGMYEGVFKTYSPKCDLVLDAAHRKKSESSSREVGPKREDIVESIIFKSADIVLLHFKDVDLNYARRVPSETDAFTDAAIGSRLNGDHKDKDLEPWDGGDSTNEDLEALESDVSNGWDPNDMFRFNEETYGVRSTYDSSLSSYTVALERDNSEEFLRREARAAQLAEEIESSAQYKARAALENDERTEEEKYTAVQRSPNERESHGVISRENKYIPPGQRNRDGMSWGSARQHSPRIGQSGSGPPPSRAGSHTSDYSPNSGTDQRVVNGGVPWPSPCPSPSSRPPSRYPSASTSLPPQAASPTRPPSRPSRPPSHPSTHGSPAPVSTMPKRISSEGPPRMSPKAQRHPRHRGPSGRVGMSSSLDYIPHSVSGDISAPVPRNSSSGGTWSSVVSGGSSTRLSPKTHRPRSPRHGNQPTQYISGGSPSGMILSSQPGSVPAEPIAAPATNVSPTPASPATNRAVTPSAEVKDARLQEQKQSSPSANKETPKPVETCGTSPSLTKPGIKATSPMASDHKKQIADLKKFREDFRLQTTSTPDPVVDQFNKSREGVDNQPKDSIKEKITVIEPGSKESTSDSSSNANTSNGSSKPSSPSNSPNIITSEQKRGPDVTSQAVQTTGPNTKAEKEEKEDKKEGTPEQVRKSTLNPNAKEFNPKAFYTPPKPTTTPTPPRPQAQPSPSIVVQQHPPTVYNQPMCFTQNMVYPVPVSPGVQPTHMYHVPMTPMPINQAKSYRAGKVPTMQQQRPDQHHPQGTPTMMHPVSAAGQIVSTAPAYSQYVAYNPQQFANQPLVQSVAHYQSQPQMYSQVMQSNARMMAPPGHGQPGMVPSSTAQFPTAEQTHAMYVSPGPIHQQYAPHPTATLHPHPPHPQQSATPTGQQQGQHAGSHPAQSPVQIFLMQHPQHQAPQTLHLGNPQQQQAIYHTTLTPTPPSMAQGPNPQSPQTNFPSAQQTVYALHPQQVQHGYSNPPHMAHVPQAHVQSGMGPPHHPATTHPPMMLMPAQPPGGQGAIPQNAMPPIPVSSTTHFSYMAHPQVQAHHQQQL; encoded by the exons TTCCATCTGAAACAG ATGCATTTACTGATGCTGCCATCGGCTCCAGACTAAATGGTGATCAcaaagataaagatctagaacCATGGGATGGTGGCGATAGTACCAATGAAGATTTGGAAGCTCTGGAATCAGATGTG TCTAATGGTTGGGACCCCAATGACATGTTTAGATTTAACGAAGAAACCTACGGAGTAAGATCAACCTATGACAGTAGTTTGTCTTCGTATAC GGTAGCTTTGGAAAGGGATAATTCTGAAGAGTTTTTACGACGGGAAGCAAGAGCAGCTCAACTTGCTGAAGAAATTGAATCAAGTGCCCAATATAAAGCAAGAGCTGCATTAGAAAATGATGAAAGGACAGAAGAGGAGAAATATACAGCTGTACAAAGATCTCCCAATGAGCGCGAGAGCCATGGTGTTATCTCTAG AGAAAATAAATACATTCCACCTGGGCAAAGAAACAGAGATGGAATGTCATGGGGAAGTGCACGACAACATTCACCAAGAATTGGACAATCTGGTTCAGGCCCACCACCTTCTCGGGCTGGATCACATACATCAGATTACAGTCCTAATTCTGGAACTGACCAAAGAGTAGTGAATGGAG GTGTTCCCTGGCCATcgccttgcccatctccttcctCTCGCCCACCTTCTCGCTACCCATCAGCTTCCACCTCTCTTCCACCTCAGGCTGCCTCTCCTACCAGGCCCCCATCGCGGCCTTCAAGGCCTCCATCTCACCCCTCCACTCATGGTTCTCCAGCTCCTGTTTCTACTATGCCTAAACGCATTTCTTCAGAAG GTCCTCCACGAATGTCTCCAAAGGCCCAACGTCATCCTCGCCATAGGGGCCCCTCTGGTAGAGTTGGGATGTCTTCAAGTTTGGATTACATACCCCACAGTGTGTCTGGAGACATTTCTGCTCCTGTACCTCGAAACAGTTCTTCAGGAGGAACTTGGTCATCTGTAGTTAGTGGGG GATCAAGCACCCGTTTATCTCCCAAAACACACAGACCGCGGTCTCCCAGACATGGTAACCAGCCAACTCAATATATTTCTGGAGGTTCACCAAGTGGAATGATCCTATCTTCTCAGCCTGGCAGTGTTCCAGCTGAACCTATAGCTGCACCTGCTACAAATGTATCTCCAACACCAGCTAGCCCAGCTACCAACAGAGCTGTTACTCCATCGGCTGAAG TTAAAGATGCAAGGCTTCAAGAACAAAAGCAGAGTTCACCCTCTGCAAACAAAGAGACTCCTAAGCCTGTTGAAACGTGTGGTACTTCCCCCAGCTTAACCAAACCAGGAATCAAGG CCACATCTCCAATGGCTTCAGATCATAAAAAACAAATAGCAGATTTAAAGAAATTTAGAGAAGACTTTAGG TTACAGACTACTTCAACCCCTGATCCAGTTGTGGATCAGTTCAATAAGTCCAGAGAAGGTGTAGATAACCAGCCTAAGGATTCAATTAAAGAAAAAATAACGGTGATTGAGCCGGGCAGCAAAGAATCCACCAGTGACAGTAGCTCCAATGCTAACACCAGCAATGGTAGCAGCAAGCCGAGCAGTCCCAGCAACTCTCCGAACATCATCACCTCCGAGCAGAAGAGAGGACCAGATGTGACCTCCCAAGCTGTCCAGACAACTGGCCCAAATACCAAGGCAGAGAAAGAGGAAAAGGAGGATAAAAAGGAAGGTACACCAGA ACAAGTTAGAAAATCTACATTGAATCCCAATGCTAAAGAGTTCAATCCCAAGGCTTTCTATACTCCT CCCAAGCCAACAaccacaccaacaccaccacgTCCTCAAGCCCAGCCTAGTCCATCTATTGTGGTACAACAACATCCTCCTACAGTGTACAATCAGCCAATGTGTTTTACACAGAACATGGTGTATCCAGTTCCAGTCAGTCCAGGAGTACAG CCTACACATATGTACCATGTCCCAATGACTCCTATGCCAATCAACCAAGCCAAGTCATATAGAGCAGGTAAAG TACCAACCATGCAGCAGCAGCGGCCAGACCAGCACCACCCTCAAGGCACGCCGACAATGATGCATCCAGTTAGTGCAGCAGGCCAGATTGTTTCTACAGCTCCAGCTTATTCGCAATATGTCGCTTACAACCCGCAGCAGTTTGCTAACCAGCCCTTAGTGCAGTCAGTAGCACATTATCAGTCACAG CCTCAAATGTACAGCCAAGTAATGCAAAGTAACGCTCGAATGATGGCACCACCTGGTCATGGACAGCCAGGAATGGTCCCTTCATCCACTGCTCAGTTTCCCACTGCTGAACAAACGCATGCTATGTATG TTTCCCCTGGCCCAATTCATCAGCAGTATGCACCCCACCCCACTGCTACATTACATCCACACCCTCCGCATCCACAACAATCTGCCACTCCTACTGGACAGCAGCAAGGACAGCATGCGGGCAGTCATCCGGCACAAAGCCCAGTCCAG ATTTTTTTAATGCAGCATCCTCAACACCAGGCTCCTCAAACCCTTCATTTGGGCAACCCTCAGCAGCAGCAAGCGATCTATCACACAACTCTGACACCAACTCCACCCTCTATGGCACAAGGTCCCAATCCACAGTCTCCTCAGACCAACTTCCCATCGGCACAGCAGACAGTCTACGCCCTTCATCCTCAACAGGTTCAGCATGGATATTCAAATCCCCCACATATGGCACATGTACCTCAG GCCCATGTACAGTCTGGGATGGGCCCTCCGCATCACCCTGCCACTACCCATCCTCCCATGATGCTGATGCCAGCACAACCACCAGGTGGTCAAGGTGCCATTCCTCAGAATGCAATGCCACCTATTCCAGTTTCCTCAACTACACACTTCTCTTACATGGCACACCCACAAG TGCAAGCCCACCACCAGCAGCAGTTGTAG